The Pirellulimonas nuda genome includes a region encoding these proteins:
- the yidD gene encoding membrane protein insertion efficiency factor YidD, producing the protein MNGLKRWPSAALAAVLITLVRGYQWLLSPLLGRNCRFTPTCSEYCIQAIRKHGPLRGAWLTTRRLLRCHPWSEGGEDYP; encoded by the coding sequence ATGAACGGCCTGAAGCGGTGGCCCTCGGCGGCGCTGGCCGCGGTGCTGATCACGCTGGTGCGCGGCTACCAGTGGCTGCTCAGCCCCCTGCTGGGCCGCAACTGCCGGTTCACCCCTACGTGCAGCGAGTACTGCATCCAAGCCATCCGCAAGCACGGCCCGCTGCGGGGCGCGTGGCTAACCACGCGGAGGCTGCTCCGGTGCCACCCCTGGTCGGAGGGTGGCGAGGATTACCCGTAG
- a CDS encoding sigma-70 family RNA polymerase sigma factor: MPLVASAAPGAVEACIDRYGGLVWTIARKYLASASDAEDAVQEVFLDLWRKAGSFDERLAGEATFVTVIARRRVIDMLRAGRNRKNCQLPDDLVGEEADAAENHFMVAEQADRIRGFMEDLRSEQRRVLELAILHGMSQSSIAEETGWPLGTVKSHARRGIERLREMLSAAPSAGEVQ, encoded by the coding sequence TTGCCACTTGTCGCTTCTGCCGCTCCTGGGGCGGTCGAGGCGTGCATCGACCGCTACGGCGGGCTGGTGTGGACGATCGCCCGCAAGTACTTGGCTTCTGCGTCCGACGCAGAAGACGCGGTGCAAGAGGTGTTCCTCGACCTGTGGCGGAAGGCGGGCTCGTTCGACGAGCGCCTCGCGGGCGAAGCGACCTTTGTGACCGTGATCGCCCGGCGCCGAGTCATCGACATGCTCCGCGCCGGCCGGAACCGAAAAAACTGCCAGTTGCCTGACGACCTAGTCGGCGAGGAGGCCGACGCCGCCGAGAATCACTTCATGGTTGCCGAGCAGGCCGACCGCATCCGCGGCTTCATGGAGGACCTCCGCTCCGAACAGCGTCGCGTGCTGGAGCTGGCGATCCTGCACGGGATGTCGCAGAGCTCCATCGCCGAAGAAACCGGCTGGCCGCTGGGCACCGTCAAGTCGCACGCACGCCGCGGGATCGAGAGGCTGCGAGAAATGCTTTCGGCCGCGCCCTCTGCCGGGGAGGTCCAGTGA
- a CDS encoding fasciclin domain-containing protein, producing MKTELLAVLALMAAPAAFAGEGCPFSNQAVTAQCPSSAVHAVSTVASSDMMAAAEKPKDIVDTAVGTEGFKTLVAAVKAAGLVDALKGEGPFTVFAPTDKAFEALPKGTLETLLKPENKKKLAGILTYHVVPGKVLAADVVKMNGAKVDTLLEDKPVTIKVEEGKVYVDNAEVVATDVMCSNGVIHVIDAVILPKSE from the coding sequence ATGAAAACCGAACTACTCGCCGTACTGGCCCTGATGGCCGCACCCGCTGCGTTCGCCGGTGAAGGCTGCCCCTTCAGCAACCAAGCCGTGACCGCCCAGTGCCCCTCCTCGGCCGTGCACGCCGTATCGACCGTTGCTTCGAGCGACATGATGGCCGCCGCTGAGAAGCCGAAGGACATCGTCGACACCGCGGTCGGCACCGAGGGCTTCAAGACGCTGGTCGCCGCCGTGAAGGCCGCCGGCCTGGTCGACGCCCTCAAGGGAGAAGGGCCCTTCACCGTGTTTGCCCCGACCGACAAGGCCTTTGAGGCGCTGCCCAAGGGGACGCTCGAGACGCTGCTGAAGCCGGAAAACAAGAAGAAACTGGCCGGGATCCTCACCTACCACGTTGTCCCCGGGAAGGTCTTGGCGGCCGACGTGGTCAAGATGAACGGCGCCAAGGTCGACACGCTGCTGGAAGACAAGCCGGTGACGATCAAGGTCGAGGAGGGGAAGGTTTACGTAGACAACGCAGAAGTCGTCGCTACCGACGTGATGTGCTCGAACGGCGTGATCCACGTCATCGACGCAGTAATTCTGCCCAAGTCTGAGTAA
- the rnpA gene encoding ribonuclease P protein component, with product MSDPAPDNLRFPKEARLRAKSDFDLVFSDKRTAADHRLVVHGRPHAGAARLGLVVSRKVGGAVTRNRWKRLLREAFRLERHGLPALDLVCIPRPKARPDLAELRRSLRELSARIARQWDPTA from the coding sequence TTGAGTGACCCCGCACCGGACAACCTGCGTTTCCCCAAAGAAGCCCGCCTGCGGGCCAAGAGCGACTTCGACCTCGTCTTCTCCGACAAACGCACCGCGGCCGACCATCGGCTGGTGGTGCACGGCCGGCCGCACGCCGGCGCCGCCCGGTTGGGGCTGGTGGTGTCTCGGAAGGTCGGGGGCGCCGTGACACGCAACCGCTGGAAGCGGCTGCTCCGCGAGGCGTTCCGGCTCGAACGCCACGGGCTGCCGGCGCTCGACCTGGTCTGCATCCCGCGTCCCAAGGCCCGCCCCGACCTGGCCGAACTCCGCCGCTCGCTGCGCGAGCTGTCGGCGCGGATCGCCCGCCAGTGGGACCCCACGGCATGA